A single window of Nocardia sp. NBC_01327 DNA harbors:
- a CDS encoding helix-turn-helix domain-containing protein codes for MNDSVDLLLHPVRLRIVQTFLGDRALTTSQLREELSDIPPASLYRHVARLVQAQVLQVVAERKIRGTVERTYVLRLVAASIGPDAAAAMSADEHRQAFMAFVAGLMADADRYFQRGDVDLLRDRVTYQLGGMWLDDAEYGELLTDLRRVLAPRAANGPKPGRRRRVLATVLLLGDDAPGTQQ; via the coding sequence GTGAATGATTCGGTGGATCTGCTGCTGCACCCGGTGCGCCTGCGCATTGTGCAGACGTTCCTGGGCGACCGTGCGCTGACCACATCCCAGCTGCGTGAGGAGCTCTCGGATATCCCGCCGGCCAGCCTGTACCGCCACGTCGCGCGCCTGGTGCAGGCGCAGGTGCTGCAGGTGGTGGCCGAACGGAAGATCCGCGGAACCGTGGAGCGCACCTACGTTCTACGTCTCGTGGCGGCATCGATCGGCCCGGATGCGGCCGCGGCGATGAGCGCGGATGAGCACCGGCAGGCGTTCATGGCGTTTGTCGCGGGGCTGATGGCCGATGCGGACCGCTACTTCCAGCGCGGCGATGTGGACCTGCTCCGGGACAGGGTCACCTATCAGCTGGGAGGCATGTGGCTCGATGACGCCGAATACGGTGAACTGCTCACGGATCTGAGGAGGGTCCTCGCGCCGCGAGCGGCCAACGGACCGAAGCCCGGTCGCAGACGCCGAGTCCTGGCGACAGTCCTGCTGCTCGGCGATGACGCACCGGGTACACAGCAGTAG
- a CDS encoding TetR/AcrR family transcriptional regulator yields the protein MPTSSNAGVVRRRAILDAALTVYLKSGVAGTTVEVLHRASGASVGSIYHFFGSKEGVAAELYIETLRDYFDAYLAALHGNSTARGGIEGSVRTHLEWVAANELRARYLFHCREYEIIDESRPMINALNENFYGEASAWLQPHVEKGRIKPLPPRLCQALWMGPCVEYARLWLARSADFDMLGAAPVLGQAAWNAVKA from the coding sequence GTGCCCACTTCCTCGAATGCCGGCGTTGTGCGCCGGCGCGCCATCCTCGACGCCGCGCTGACCGTCTATCTCAAGAGCGGGGTGGCGGGTACCACGGTCGAGGTGCTGCACCGCGCCTCCGGGGCCAGCGTGGGCAGCATCTACCACTTCTTCGGAAGTAAGGAAGGGGTGGCCGCCGAGTTGTACATCGAAACACTGCGCGACTACTTCGATGCCTATCTCGCTGCCCTGCACGGCAATTCGACCGCCCGCGGCGGTATCGAAGGCTCCGTGCGCACCCACCTGGAGTGGGTCGCCGCCAACGAGCTGCGGGCCCGCTACCTGTTCCACTGCCGCGAGTACGAGATCATCGACGAATCCCGGCCGATGATCAACGCACTGAACGAGAACTTCTACGGCGAGGCGAGTGCCTGGCTGCAACCCCACGTGGAGAAGGGCCGCATCAAACCGCTGCCCCCCAGACTGTGCCAGGCCCTGTGGATGGGCCCCTGTGTCGAATACGCCCGCCTCTGGCTCGCCCGCTCAGCGGATTTCGACATGCTCGGCGCCGCACCGGTCCTCGGCCAGGCG
- a CDS encoding DUF1254 domain-containing protein: MGHYDELAEAGFDGGFPTAETVRLLRDELVFQRAVQSYLWSLPAINIWAMKEGSEATFGSGYHVLPIWQDRIDAKTLVTTPNFDVVYAMGYLDLGLHGPLVVEAPAGVQGMFDDFWQRPIAGPTIDGQLWRGDVGLAGPDAGKGGTYVLLPPGYDGPEPADGYVYRSRTNNVFLFWRAFFADPSDLSDAVGRIEQTVVYPLGARAGAAAMQFPRASGVACNMLFPSDGTYFELLDRFIQNEAVDPYDLDMRGFLHTLGIEKGRTFAPDPADRALLDKAARTAFKISKVTVTSLLPLEPGGTYFPDQPWVNTFAGQNTEFQSSATFTNLEQRTAFFAAAYSDSPGMVVDLVGKGAKYPATMKDVNGDPLAGGRSYSLRLPPDIPAALFWSVAIYDSVTASGLDNGQRFPSINTMDKPTANPDGSHDIYFGPDKPAGADDTNWLATVPGKGYFVILRLYGPGAEFFDQTWKPGDLHPIS; this comes from the coding sequence ATGGGTCATTACGACGAGCTCGCGGAGGCCGGATTCGACGGCGGATTCCCGACCGCAGAGACGGTGCGGCTACTGCGTGACGAACTGGTCTTCCAGCGTGCCGTGCAGAGCTACCTGTGGTCGCTGCCGGCCATCAATATCTGGGCGATGAAGGAGGGGTCGGAGGCCACCTTCGGCAGCGGCTATCACGTACTGCCCATCTGGCAGGACCGGATCGATGCCAAGACCCTGGTGACCACTCCCAATTTCGACGTCGTCTACGCGATGGGCTATCTGGACCTCGGTCTGCACGGCCCGCTGGTGGTCGAGGCGCCGGCCGGCGTGCAGGGCATGTTCGACGATTTCTGGCAGCGCCCCATCGCCGGTCCGACCATCGACGGGCAGCTCTGGCGCGGTGATGTGGGCCTGGCCGGACCGGACGCGGGCAAGGGCGGCACCTACGTGCTGCTGCCGCCCGGCTACGACGGCCCGGAACCGGCGGACGGCTACGTCTACCGATCTCGGACCAATAATGTGTTCCTGTTCTGGCGCGCCTTCTTCGCCGATCCGTCGGACCTGTCCGACGCGGTGGGCCGCATCGAACAGACCGTCGTCTACCCGCTCGGCGCACGCGCCGGCGCGGCGGCGATGCAGTTCCCCCGGGCCTCGGGCGTTGCGTGCAACATGCTGTTCCCCAGTGACGGAACATATTTCGAGCTCCTCGACAGATTCATCCAGAACGAAGCGGTCGACCCGTACGACCTGGACATGCGCGGATTCCTGCACACCCTGGGCATCGAGAAGGGGCGCACCTTCGCCCCGGACCCCGCCGATCGTGCACTGCTGGACAAGGCGGCCCGCACGGCCTTCAAAATCTCGAAGGTGACGGTGACCAGCCTGCTTCCCCTGGAACCCGGCGGCACGTACTTCCCGGATCAGCCGTGGGTCAACACCTTCGCGGGACAGAACACTGAATTCCAGTCCAGCGCAACGTTCACCAATCTCGAGCAGCGCACCGCATTCTTCGCCGCCGCCTACTCCGATTCGCCCGGCATGGTCGTCGACCTGGTCGGAAAGGGCGCCAAGTACCCCGCGACGATGAAGGACGTCAACGGCGATCCGCTCGCGGGCGGCCGCTCCTATTCGCTGCGGCTGCCGCCCGATATTCCGGCGGCCCTGTTCTGGTCGGTGGCGATCTACGACAGCGTTACCGCCTCCGGACTCGACAACGGCCAGCGATTCCCGTCCATCAACACGATGGACAAGCCGACCGCGAATCCCGATGGCTCCCATGACATCTACTTCGGGCCCGACAAGCCCGCCGGTGCGGATGACACCAACTGGCTGGCCACCGTGCCCGGCAAGGGCTATTTCGTCATCTTGCGTCTGTACGGGCCCGGCGCGGAGTTTTTCGACCAGACCTGGAAACCCGGTGATCTGCACCCGATTTCCTGA
- a CDS encoding DUF1214 domain-containing protein — MSESLPGPLPGTRLTEDYVRSLGRLAYLWGWPLVNMHNRHAVFSQLPEPGLIDGVVPGAPPGRLCMLSDYISPKQKHVACPNQDVVYGAGILAAELGPSVIQVPDFGERFWVYQGVDQRTESFLRLGAMYGTKPGFYLLAPAGWEGRTPKGIEGVFTFDTRVAIVLPRVFLDDTDEDREAIQPILQQIVMYPLADYTGETQHRDWKAVPHFPGDGGSGESETQFVVPDKYFDELPAILNEVPARAGEAALHAWFASLTDAAATDAGTANLLRDTAKDADATLVTELFQFRNIGLPSTHHWRTQRNGASFGTDYLSRTAMDKANIFVNSPNETAYFYQDLDETGARLHGANAYAVTFPAGGLPPVRGFWSLTLYNIHHFFHPNDLGRYSLGTKNNNLHYADDGSLTLIAAASPPEDAALQSNWLPAPNAEFSLYLRAYWPDQSVLDGTWTPPAVRRLP, encoded by the coding sequence GTGTCTGAATCGTTGCCCGGACCACTGCCCGGCACCCGCCTGACCGAGGACTACGTGCGGTCGCTGGGACGCCTGGCCTACCTCTGGGGATGGCCGCTGGTGAATATGCACAACAGGCATGCGGTGTTCTCCCAGCTACCCGAGCCCGGTCTGATCGACGGGGTGGTGCCCGGAGCGCCACCCGGCAGACTGTGCATGCTCTCGGACTACATCTCGCCCAAGCAGAAGCATGTGGCCTGCCCGAATCAGGATGTGGTCTACGGCGCGGGCATCCTCGCGGCCGAACTGGGCCCGTCGGTGATTCAGGTACCGGATTTCGGCGAACGGTTCTGGGTGTACCAGGGCGTGGATCAGCGCACCGAATCATTCCTGCGACTGGGCGCCATGTACGGCACGAAGCCGGGGTTCTACCTGCTCGCTCCCGCGGGATGGGAAGGGCGGACGCCGAAAGGCATCGAGGGGGTCTTCACCTTCGACACCCGCGTCGCCATCGTCCTGCCGCGCGTATTCCTGGACGACACCGACGAGGACCGGGAGGCGATCCAGCCGATCCTGCAGCAGATCGTCATGTACCCGCTGGCCGACTACACCGGCGAGACACAGCACCGCGATTGGAAGGCTGTGCCGCACTTCCCCGGCGACGGGGGCTCCGGTGAATCCGAAACCCAATTCGTCGTGCCGGACAAGTACTTCGACGAATTGCCCGCCATTCTGAACGAGGTTCCCGCACGCGCGGGCGAAGCGGCCCTGCACGCCTGGTTCGCCTCCCTGACGGACGCGGCCGCCACCGACGCCGGTACCGCGAATCTCTTGCGCGACACCGCGAAAGACGCCGACGCCACCCTCGTCACCGAGCTGTTCCAGTTCCGCAATATCGGGCTGCCCAGCACCCATCACTGGAGAACTCAGCGCAATGGTGCGTCCTTCGGCACCGATTACCTCTCGCGCACCGCGATGGACAAGGCCAATATCTTCGTCAACAGCCCGAACGAAACCGCGTACTTCTACCAGGACCTCGACGAAACAGGCGCCCGCCTCCACGGCGCGAACGCCTACGCCGTGACCTTCCCCGCCGGCGGCCTGCCTCCCGTCCGTGGTTTCTGGTCCCTCACCCTCTACAACATCCACCACTTCTTCCACCCGAACGACCTGGGCCGCTACTCCCTCGGCACCAAGAACAACAATCTGCACTACGCCGACGACGGCTCCCTCACCCTGATCGCTGCTGCGAGCCCCCCGGAAGATGCCGCACTGCAATCGAATTGGCTTCCCGCACCCAACGCCGAGTTCTCCCTGTACCTGCGCGCCTACTGGCCCGATCAATCGGTTCTCGACGGGACATGGACCCCGCCGGCGGTGCGCCGCCTGCCCTGA
- a CDS encoding epoxide hydrolase family protein: MHIEVTSENRSFPLLQQPIHVPDSVLEDLQQRLALTRWSDDAGNSDGSYGVPKAYLQQLVEYWRTEFDWRTAESAINAYEHYRVDIDGVPVHFMRKPGVGPHPIPLILTHGWPWTFWHWSNVVDALADPGAHGGDPADAFDVIVPSFPGFGFSTPVPDRPDLNFWKVADIWHTLMTEVLGHAKYAAAGCDVGALVTGQLGHKYADELYGIHIGSGQRLDLFNGDRAWDITGGRPLPEGLPADVHARILELEKRFAVHLSAQMLAPSTLAHGLSDSPAGMLSWILERWTTWSDNHGDIETVFSRDELLTHATIYWVTNSISTSIRIYANHNRYPWTPSHDRRPAIEAPTGITFVAHENPPGVTTADRVSHFLTTDRADWYNHVNLTAHEHGGHFIPWEIPDEWIADLRRTFRERR, encoded by the coding sequence TTGCACATCGAAGTCACCTCGGAAAATCGTTCGTTTCCCCTGCTGCAGCAGCCGATTCATGTGCCCGACAGCGTGCTGGAGGATCTTCAGCAGCGGCTGGCGCTGACCCGCTGGTCCGATGATGCGGGCAATTCGGACGGCAGTTACGGCGTGCCCAAGGCGTATCTGCAGCAGCTCGTCGAGTACTGGCGCACCGAGTTCGACTGGCGCACCGCCGAATCCGCCATCAACGCCTACGAGCACTACCGGGTCGATATCGACGGTGTGCCGGTGCATTTCATGCGCAAGCCCGGTGTCGGACCGCATCCGATCCCGCTGATCCTCACGCACGGCTGGCCCTGGACGTTCTGGCACTGGTCGAATGTCGTGGACGCGCTGGCGGATCCGGGCGCACACGGCGGTGATCCGGCCGACGCCTTCGACGTGATCGTCCCGTCCTTCCCCGGTTTCGGCTTCTCCACGCCCGTCCCCGATCGCCCCGACCTGAACTTCTGGAAGGTCGCCGATATCTGGCACACCCTCATGACCGAGGTGCTGGGCCACGCCAAATACGCCGCCGCGGGATGCGATGTCGGCGCGCTGGTCACCGGCCAGCTCGGCCACAAATACGCCGACGAGCTCTACGGCATCCACATCGGCTCGGGCCAGCGCCTGGACCTGTTCAACGGCGACCGGGCCTGGGACATCACCGGCGGCCGCCCCCTCCCCGAAGGCCTGCCCGCCGACGTGCACGCCCGAATCCTGGAGCTGGAGAAGCGCTTCGCCGTCCACCTGTCCGCCCAGATGCTCGCCCCCAGCACCCTCGCCCACGGCCTCTCCGACTCCCCGGCCGGCATGCTGTCCTGGATCCTCGAGCGCTGGACCACCTGGAGCGACAACCACGGCGATATCGAAACCGTCTTCAGCCGAGACGAACTCCTCACCCACGCCACCATCTACTGGGTCACCAATTCCATCAGCACCTCGATCCGCATCTACGCCAACCACAACCGCTACCCCTGGACCCCGTCTCACGACCGGCGCCCGGCAATAGAAGCCCCCACCGGCATCACCTTCGTCGCCCACGAAAACCCACCCGGCGTCACCACCGCCGACCGCGTCTCCCACTTCCTCACCACCGACCGCGCCGACTGGTACAACCACGTCAACCTCACCGCCCACGAACACGGCGGCCACTTCATCCCCTGGGAGATCCCGGACGAATGGATCGCCGACCTCCGGCGCACCTTCCGCGAGCGGCGCTGA
- a CDS encoding NADPH:quinone oxidoreductase family protein, with protein MGINEPQHNPGQTVRALVQQTHQGPKDLTLTTDRPCPTPGPGEYLVRVVAAGVNFADVMQTHGTYDGGPQAPYVAGFEAAGEIVAAGPGIETPLPVGTHIVGTGSGAFAQYMLMPAAGVLPVPAGWSDAQALGLVLNWATALAALKPLGEIKTGEVVLVYAAAGGVGQAAVRLARHYGARVIATASPAKHATVRALGADEVLDSTRPDLAAEILRLTGGVDLVLESVGQATFETSLSVTTPVTGRIVVFGAASGHATLTTRDLIFRHRVQIKGLHISALAVAAPGLYQSLLVELESLIAEGVYAPGAPQVHALAEGPEVLRQLETGRTSGKHALDPWR; from the coding sequence ATGGGAATCAATGAGCCGCAGCACAATCCGGGCCAGACAGTACGTGCGCTGGTCCAGCAGACACACCAGGGACCGAAGGATCTGACCCTCACGACCGACCGGCCGTGTCCCACCCCGGGGCCCGGCGAATACCTCGTCCGCGTGGTCGCCGCCGGGGTCAACTTCGCGGATGTCATGCAGACCCATGGAACCTATGACGGGGGACCGCAGGCGCCCTATGTCGCCGGGTTCGAAGCCGCGGGCGAGATCGTGGCTGCCGGTCCGGGTATCGAGACGCCGCTTCCGGTCGGCACCCACATTGTCGGAACCGGTTCGGGCGCTTTCGCGCAGTACATGCTCATGCCCGCCGCCGGTGTGCTCCCCGTGCCCGCCGGCTGGAGCGATGCCCAGGCGCTCGGCCTGGTGCTGAACTGGGCAACGGCGCTGGCCGCGCTGAAACCGCTGGGCGAGATCAAGACCGGTGAGGTGGTGCTGGTGTACGCGGCAGCCGGAGGTGTGGGCCAGGCCGCCGTCCGCCTCGCCCGCCACTACGGCGCCCGGGTGATCGCCACGGCGTCACCGGCCAAGCACGCCACTGTCCGAGCGCTCGGCGCCGACGAGGTCCTGGACAGTACGCGCCCCGATCTCGCCGCGGAGATCCTCCGGCTGACCGGTGGGGTCGACCTGGTCCTGGAATCGGTGGGCCAGGCCACCTTCGAGACCAGTCTGTCGGTGACCACTCCGGTCACCGGAAGGATCGTGGTATTCGGTGCCGCATCGGGCCACGCCACCCTGACCACCCGCGATCTCATCTTCCGCCACCGCGTCCAGATCAAGGGCCTGCACATCAGTGCGCTGGCGGTCGCCGCGCCGGGTCTCTACCAGTCGCTACTGGTCGAGCTCGAATCACTCATCGCCGAGGGCGTGTATGCGCCCGGAGCTCCTCAGGTTCACGCCCTGGCCGAGGGGCCGGAGGTGCTGCGGCAGCTCGAGACCGGCCGGACCAGCGGCAAGCACGCCCTCGATCCCTGGCGCTAG
- a CDS encoding site-specific integrase, with translation MSGRSAAQPTEQPADTLPEDTLHGAVIAVPEAVRTELRRGVRSVLVDSAALHLVRERFDDQQAGSLRRYLEASQSANTLRAYRTDWIAWAAWCLAEGRQALPADALDVAVYLAAAADARRPNGEWAFSAGTLERKSAALAAVHAANGLPSPTRADVVRLTLRGIRRTRRTLPKRKRPVLLHTLDQLLAELPAPGWPTEPARRRDTLLLLVGFAGALRRSEIAGLCITDVRVDTDHASGEPLLLIHLPTTKTDPTGVNEQRVVLPRGQRPHTCPVCAFADWIRLREAHFADNDLRAWVTGHPSSDTHIHRCHGFTGTTLTDPAVPLFPTISRHGGLADSPMSGRAVAELVKRYAARAGLDPDLFSGHSLRAGFATQAALGGASDREIMRQGRWSNPRTVHGYIRTANPLEDNAVTKLGL, from the coding sequence ATGTCCGGTCGCAGTGCAGCGCAGCCCACCGAACAGCCCGCCGACACCCTGCCCGAGGACACCCTGCACGGCGCCGTGATCGCGGTGCCCGAGGCGGTGCGCACCGAACTGCGGCGCGGCGTGCGCAGTGTGCTGGTGGATTCCGCGGCGCTGCACCTGGTTCGGGAACGGTTCGACGATCAGCAGGCCGGATCGCTGCGCCGCTATCTCGAGGCGTCCCAGTCCGCGAATACGCTGCGCGCGTATCGGACCGACTGGATCGCCTGGGCCGCCTGGTGTCTGGCCGAAGGGCGGCAGGCGCTGCCCGCGGACGCCCTGGACGTGGCGGTCTACCTGGCCGCCGCTGCCGACGCGCGGCGGCCGAACGGCGAATGGGCCTTCAGCGCAGGCACTCTCGAACGCAAGTCCGCCGCGCTGGCGGCGGTGCACGCCGCCAACGGCCTCCCGTCCCCCACCCGCGCCGATGTGGTCCGGCTGACGCTGCGCGGTATCCGCCGCACCCGCCGCACCCTGCCCAAGCGCAAACGACCCGTACTGCTGCACACCCTCGACCAGCTGCTGGCCGAGCTGCCGGCGCCGGGCTGGCCCACCGAACCCGCGCGCCGCCGCGACACCCTGCTGCTGCTGGTCGGTTTCGCAGGAGCCCTGCGCCGCAGTGAGATCGCCGGATTGTGCATCACCGATGTCCGCGTCGACACCGATCACGCCAGCGGTGAACCGCTGCTGCTCATCCACCTTCCCACCACCAAAACCGATCCGACCGGTGTCAACGAGCAGCGGGTGGTCCTGCCCCGAGGTCAACGCCCGCACACCTGCCCCGTCTGCGCCTTCGCCGACTGGATTCGCCTGCGCGAGGCCCACTTCGCCGATAACGACCTGCGGGCCTGGGTCACCGGCCACCCGTCCTCCGACACCCATATCCACCGCTGCCACGGTTTCACCGGGACCACCCTCACCGATCCGGCAGTTCCGTTGTTCCCCACCATCTCTCGCCACGGCGGGCTGGCCGACTCCCCCATGTCCGGGCGAGCCGTCGCCGAACTCGTGAAACGCTATGCGGCCCGGGCGGGCCTGGACCCCGACCTCTTCTCCGGCCACTCCCTGCGCGCCGGTTTCGCCACCCAGGCCGCTCTGGGGGGCGCCAGCGATCGCGAGATCATGCGCCAGGGCCGGTGGTCCAATCCCCGCACCGTGCACGGCTACATCCGCACCGCAAATCCCTTGGAGGACAACGCCGTTACCAAACTCGGCCTCTGA
- a CDS encoding dihydrofolate reductase family protein yields the protein MRSVTYSMNASADGFIVGPDGGFGWSVPDPDVFRSHIDEVRGVGVHLLGRRLYETMLYWETAETTQTLDDAEKEWAALWNPLPKVVFSTTLTSVQGNARLATGTVAEEIARLRAEPGDGEIAIGGATLAAEAAAAGLIDEYRVRLHPVLVGGGIPFFPHDERQVSLELIDSHVFDSKVTYLRYRVVREAE from the coding sequence ATGCGCAGCGTCACCTATTCGATGAATGCTTCGGCCGACGGCTTCATCGTCGGCCCCGATGGAGGCTTCGGATGGTCGGTCCCCGACCCGGATGTCTTCCGATCCCATATCGACGAAGTCCGCGGGGTGGGCGTCCACCTCCTCGGCCGCCGCCTCTACGAAACGATGCTCTACTGGGAGACCGCCGAAACCACCCAGACGCTCGACGATGCGGAAAAGGAGTGGGCCGCACTGTGGAACCCGCTCCCGAAAGTGGTGTTCTCCACGACGCTGACGTCCGTGCAGGGCAATGCCCGTCTCGCCACCGGCACCGTGGCCGAGGAGATCGCCCGGTTGCGGGCCGAACCCGGTGACGGCGAGATCGCCATCGGCGGCGCGACCCTGGCGGCCGAAGCCGCCGCGGCCGGCCTGATCGACGAGTACCGCGTGCGCCTGCACCCGGTGCTCGTCGGTGGCGGCATCCCGTTCTTCCCGCACGACGAACGCCAGGTGAGCCTCGAACTCATCGATTCCCATGTCTTCGACTCGAAGGTCACCTACCTGCGCTACCGCGTCGTCCGCGAGGCGGAGTAG
- a CDS encoding serine hydrolase — MSEKRAPERTAAAALEWVLEATTRVPLPDSEIGDRVAPALLDAAGGSDGFNAAIAGLGRPEVSEIRSSRPDTISVTITGEAAGLLVVHVDAEGRIDTARLIPAAADRPAPISWGEIDTRLAELGGRVSFAAARIDADGQPRVIHSLHADTARPLGSGFKLYVLAALAHATATGTAGWQEMLAIREEWKSLPSGTLQLRPAGERLTLATYADHMMSISDNTATDHLIHHLGRHNVHRQLAALGHHNPDLNTPFLTTKALFQCKVPDDADHAPRYLAAPQDQRLGVVEELELLALPDPAGSSWTRPPQPRYIDEIEWFATPADICRAYAGLLRFDQPEIDHALTRDDQGLDLDSARFPTVWSKPGSEPGVLTLNYLARTTDNQSLVTSLMVSDPVTAFDDVMAGFEGLAIVRGTFQLLDSMTADASCS; from the coding sequence ATGTCCGAGAAGCGTGCACCCGAGCGAACGGCCGCAGCGGCTTTGGAGTGGGTGCTGGAGGCGACAACTCGTGTGCCGTTGCCGGACAGTGAGATCGGCGACCGGGTAGCTCCCGCTCTGCTGGATGCGGCCGGGGGCTCGGACGGATTCAATGCCGCGATCGCCGGCCTCGGCCGGCCGGAGGTCAGCGAGATCCGCAGCTCCCGACCGGACACGATCTCGGTCACGATCACCGGTGAGGCGGCCGGGCTGCTGGTCGTGCACGTCGATGCCGAAGGTCGCATCGACACCGCACGGCTCATTCCCGCGGCGGCGGACAGACCGGCGCCGATCTCCTGGGGCGAGATCGATACGCGCCTGGCCGAATTGGGCGGGCGGGTGTCCTTCGCCGCGGCGCGGATCGATGCCGACGGACAGCCGCGCGTAATCCACAGCCTGCACGCCGATACCGCGCGCCCGCTCGGGTCGGGATTCAAGCTGTACGTGCTGGCGGCGCTCGCCCACGCCACCGCCACCGGCACTGCCGGGTGGCAGGAGATGCTGGCGATCCGCGAGGAGTGGAAGAGTCTCCCCTCCGGCACGCTGCAGCTGCGCCCGGCCGGTGAAAGGCTGACCCTGGCCACCTATGCCGACCACATGATGTCGATCAGCGACAACACCGCCACCGACCATCTGATCCATCACCTGGGCCGCCACAACGTGCACCGGCAACTGGCGGCGCTCGGCCACCACAACCCCGACCTGAACACACCGTTCCTCACCACCAAGGCGCTCTTCCAGTGCAAGGTGCCCGACGACGCCGACCACGCACCGCGGTATCTCGCGGCCCCACAGGACCAACGGCTCGGCGTGGTCGAGGAGCTGGAACTGCTGGCACTGCCCGATCCGGCCGGCTCCTCGTGGACCCGGCCGCCGCAGCCCCGCTATATCGACGAGATCGAATGGTTCGCAACACCAGCCGATATCTGCCGCGCCTACGCCGGGCTGCTGCGGTTCGATCAGCCCGAGATCGACCACGCCTTGACGCGCGATGACCAGGGCCTCGATCTGGACAGTGCGCGATTCCCGACGGTGTGGTCCAAACCCGGCAGCGAACCCGGCGTGCTGACCCTGAACTATCTGGCTCGCACCACGGACAACCAGTCACTGGTGACCAGTTTGATGGTTTCCGACCCCGTCACCGCTTTCGACGATGTGATGGCCGGTTTCGAAGGCCTGGCAATAGTTCGGGGCACATTCCAGCTACTGGATTCCATGACAGCGGACGCCTCCTGCTCATGA
- a CDS encoding MerR family transcriptional regulator codes for MQISEASRVTGVSARSLRHYEQEGLIVSGRCSNGFRDYCQSTIDRVLVIRSLLESGLSLRLIKDVLPYLTGEPDGGGNAVCEEFLREVQTYRDRLAVRAADLAAQQAALDNYLRTARRTAPVADATLTLTQA; via the coding sequence ATGCAGATCAGTGAAGCGTCCAGGGTCACCGGTGTGAGCGCCCGATCGTTGCGGCACTACGAGCAGGAGGGGCTCATCGTCTCCGGCCGGTGCAGCAACGGGTTTCGCGACTACTGCCAGTCCACGATCGACCGGGTGCTCGTCATCCGGTCGCTACTGGAATCCGGGCTGTCGCTGCGGTTGATCAAGGATGTACTGCCCTATCTCACAGGCGAACCCGATGGCGGCGGGAATGCGGTGTGCGAGGAGTTCCTGCGCGAGGTGCAGACCTACCGCGATCGGCTCGCCGTACGTGCCGCCGATCTCGCCGCGCAGCAGGCGGCCCTCGACAACTACCTGCGGACGGCCCGCCGCACCGCTCCTGTGGCCGACGCCACGTTGACCTTGACGCAAGCGTGA